A portion of the Oxynema aestuarii AP17 genome contains these proteins:
- the gyrA gene encoding DNA gyrase subunit A, which yields MTTSQERIVPTDLRNEMSRSYLEYAMSVIVGRALPDARDGLKPVHRRILYAMHELGLTPDRPFRKCARVVGEVLGKYHPHGDTAVYDALVRMAQPFSMRSPLIDGHGNFGSIDNDPPAAMRYTECRLRPLSTDAMLRDIDSETVGFIDNFDGSQQEPIVLPARVPQLLLNGSSGIAVGMATNIPPHNLGELIDGLVALIHNPEIDDLELMRYIPGPDFPTGGQILGTTSIREAYTTGRGSITMRGVATIETLEQRGRPDREAIIITELPYQTNKAAMIEKIADMVNEKRLEGISDIRDESDRDGMRIVIELKRDAYPRVVLNNLYKQTPLQSNFGCNMLALVDGEPQLLTLREFLQVFLDFRVETIVRRTQYELRKAEERDHLLQGLLIALENLDAIIALIRRAPDTPTAKQELIDSFGLSEQQADAILQMQLRRLTALEAEKIQQEHAELQALIADLRDILARRERILEIIETEASELKTKFATPRQTVIEHAEGEIDATDLIANEKALILITEQGYIKRMPVSTFEAQSRATRGKSGTKMKEDDRVEHFFTCCDHDSVLFFTDRGVVFSMKAYQIPTGSRTARGMAIVQMLPIPREERITSIVPVSEFSDDEYLIMLTKGGYIKKTALSAFSNIRSNGLIAISLADGDQLRWVRRAREEDSIIVGSRKGMTIHFKADRNQLRPLGRSTRGVKAMNLRKEDELISMDVISSQTLLGLEEDTNGDNGDLDEELEVQTVDLDTLDGDEELDGEETDAEEPEMAAQQGPWVLVITTAGFGKRVPVSQFRLQNRAGKGIIAIKFRKSNDQLAALRVVTEDDELMIVTNRGIIIRQAAKAISSQSRSAKGVRVQRIDREDAIVAVALVPPSAEGDEEIAVEV from the coding sequence ATGACAACCTCCCAGGAGCGGATAGTCCCGACGGATCTGCGGAACGAAATGTCCCGGTCTTACCTGGAATACGCCATGAGCGTCATTGTAGGTCGGGCGCTGCCAGATGCGAGGGATGGTCTCAAACCCGTCCATCGGCGCATCCTCTACGCCATGCACGAACTCGGGTTGACCCCAGACCGCCCCTTCCGGAAGTGCGCGCGGGTCGTGGGGGAAGTGCTGGGTAAGTACCACCCTCACGGCGATACGGCGGTTTACGATGCCTTGGTGCGGATGGCGCAGCCGTTTTCGATGCGATCGCCCCTGATCGACGGACATGGGAACTTCGGCTCGATCGACAACGATCCCCCCGCCGCCATGCGATACACCGAATGTCGCCTGCGTCCCTTGAGTACCGACGCCATGTTGCGGGATATCGACTCGGAAACCGTCGGTTTTATCGACAACTTCGACGGATCCCAACAAGAACCGATCGTCCTGCCCGCAAGAGTTCCGCAGCTTCTGCTCAACGGATCGTCCGGGATCGCCGTCGGGATGGCGACCAACATCCCGCCCCACAATTTGGGAGAACTGATTGACGGATTGGTGGCCCTGATCCACAATCCAGAGATCGACGATCTCGAATTGATGCGCTACATCCCCGGACCGGACTTTCCCACCGGGGGACAAATCCTGGGAACCACCAGCATTCGCGAAGCCTACACCACCGGGCGCGGGTCGATCACCATGCGTGGTGTAGCGACGATCGAAACCCTCGAACAACGGGGACGCCCCGATCGCGAAGCGATTATCATCACCGAACTGCCCTACCAAACCAACAAAGCGGCGATGATCGAAAAAATCGCCGATATGGTCAACGAGAAACGACTCGAAGGCATTTCCGACATTCGCGACGAGAGCGATCGCGACGGAATGCGCATCGTCATCGAACTCAAACGCGACGCCTATCCCCGGGTCGTTCTCAACAACCTCTACAAACAAACTCCCCTGCAAAGTAACTTCGGTTGCAACATGCTCGCCCTCGTGGACGGCGAACCGCAACTGCTGACTTTGCGCGAGTTTTTGCAGGTTTTCCTCGATTTCCGCGTCGAGACGATCGTTCGCCGAACCCAGTACGAACTTCGCAAAGCCGAAGAACGAGACCACCTCTTACAAGGCTTGCTGATCGCCCTGGAAAACTTAGACGCGATTATCGCCTTAATTCGTCGCGCCCCGGATACGCCGACGGCGAAACAAGAATTAATCGATTCTTTCGGTTTGTCGGAACAGCAAGCCGACGCCATTTTACAAATGCAATTGCGGCGACTGACCGCCTTAGAAGCGGAAAAAATTCAACAAGAACACGCCGAATTGCAAGCGCTGATCGCCGACTTGCGCGATATTTTGGCCCGTCGCGAACGCATTCTCGAAATTATCGAAACCGAGGCGAGTGAACTCAAAACGAAATTCGCCACCCCCCGCCAAACGGTCATCGAACATGCGGAAGGGGAAATCGACGCCACCGATTTGATCGCCAACGAAAAAGCCTTAATCCTGATTACGGAACAAGGTTATATCAAGCGGATGCCCGTGAGTACCTTCGAGGCGCAAAGTCGGGCAACCCGGGGCAAGTCGGGAACGAAGATGAAAGAAGACGATCGCGTCGAGCATTTCTTTACCTGCTGCGATCACGATAGCGTTCTGTTCTTCACCGATCGCGGCGTCGTTTTCTCCATGAAAGCCTATCAAATTCCCACCGGATCGCGCACGGCCCGAGGGATGGCGATCGTTCAAATGTTGCCGATTCCTCGGGAAGAACGAATTACTTCGATCGTCCCAGTCAGCGAGTTTTCCGATGACGAATATCTGATCATGCTCACGAAAGGCGGCTACATCAAAAAGACCGCCCTGTCTGCATTTAGCAATATTCGTTCTAATGGCTTGATCGCGATTTCTTTAGCGGACGGCGATCAATTGCGCTGGGTTCGTCGGGCCCGGGAAGAAGATAGCATCATCGTCGGATCTCGCAAGGGAATGACGATCCACTTCAAAGCCGATCGCAATCAACTGCGACCGTTGGGGCGATCGACCCGTGGGGTCAAAGCGATGAACTTGCGCAAAGAGGACGAGTTAATCAGTATGGATGTCATTTCCAGTCAGACTTTACTCGGATTGGAAGAAGACACCAACGGCGATAACGGCGACCTCGACGAGGAATTAGAAGTGCAAACCGTCGATCTCGACACCCTCGACGGCGACGAAGAACTCGACGGGGAAGAAACGGACGCCGAAGAACCGGAAATGGCCGCCCAGCAAGGGCCGTGGGTTCTGGTGATTACTACTGCCGGTTTTGGCAAACGGGTTCCGGTCTCTCAATTCCGCCTCCAAAATCGCGCCGGGAAAGGCATCATCGCGATTAAATTCCGCAAGAGTAACGACCAACTGGCGGCCCTGCGGGTGGTTACCGAAGATGACGAACTGATGATCGTGACCAACCGGGGGATTATCATCCGTCAGGCGGCGAAAGCGATTTCGTCTCAATCCCGGTCGGCGAAAGGGGTACGAGTGCAACGGATCGATCGCGAAGATGCGATCGTCGCGGTGGCGTTGGTTCCTCCGTCGGCGGAAGGAGACGAAGAGATCGCCGTAGAGGTTTAA
- a CDS encoding DUF928 domain-containing protein, which yields MKVFQPSVRLFMVWLTFDITVTLVIPPAVLSASSHNERATINLSRHELAKYQPPKQGFGGSPPPVGGATRGGQCEGDAAQNQLTLTGLIPNLGSEESVNLSYTLSTSPEFFIYLPETSARQVEFVLKDEDEFDLYRTIFEISGESGIAIVWLPEIPEIVVNKNYHWYFSLICNPNNLRKNVEIDGWVQRLDLDPTLENQLDRLERSDSIARSNLYAEAGIWHEAIATLARLYLENPDNPAVVREWKLLLESAGLESFTEVPMNFIELEKTPEF from the coding sequence GTGAAAGTCTTTCAACCCTCCGTCCGTCTCTTCATGGTTTGGCTGACCTTCGATATCACTGTCACGCTTGTGATACCTCCTGCGGTTTTGAGTGCGAGTTCCCACAATGAACGAGCGACGATTAACCTTTCACGCCATGAATTAGCAAAATATCAACCGCCAAAACAAGGATTTGGGGGATCGCCGCCTCCTGTTGGCGGGGCAACTCGCGGAGGACAATGCGAAGGAGATGCAGCTCAAAACCAACTCACATTAACGGGATTGATTCCGAATTTAGGTTCCGAAGAAAGTGTAAATTTGAGTTATACCCTATCTACATCTCCCGAGTTCTTTATTTACCTTCCTGAAACCAGCGCCCGACAAGTCGAGTTTGTCTTAAAAGATGAAGATGAATTTGACCTTTATCGAACGATTTTTGAAATCTCCGGAGAATCGGGAATTGCGATCGTTTGGTTGCCGGAGATTCCGGAAATTGTCGTCAATAAAAACTATCACTGGTATTTTTCCCTGATTTGCAATCCGAATAATTTGAGAAAAAATGTTGAAATTGATGGATGGGTTCAAAGACTTGACCTCGATCCGACTTTAGAAAATCAATTAGATCGATTAGAGCGATCGGACTCGATCGCCCGTTCTAACTTATATGCAGAAGCTGGAATTTGGCACGAGGCGATCGCCACTCTGGCGCGACTTTATCTTGAAAATCCCGATAATCCCGCCGTCGTTCGAGAGTGGAAACTTTTACTCGAATCCGCAGGTTTGGAGAGCTTTACTGAAGTACCGATGAATTTTATCGAACTCGAAAAAACTCCCGAATTTTAG
- the lnt gene encoding apolipoprotein N-acyltransferase codes for MKLTTMTRLGLTFAGGVVMGLTPAPMNVWPLGWVALVPLWMAIAFESRNSAILSFFFHQKPIQKNRLFSILKTLKQEPKLRFWLRLWAFPLVWGLGYHGVALSWILGIHPMTWMGVPWWPSLAIALFCWGFISLWGAGLVVVWATVVAIATTRTHVITRLILATATWCILESVWSAGDLWWTAIAYTQSPNNLAILHLSQLSGPNTVAAAIVAVNGAIAEGLIAYFKNYREEGRSVRRVRGLLVTALILFCTVHAIGFYLLSRPLNDLGDRALKVGLIQGNIPNEIKLNYFGYQKALYGYTTGYETLTDRGVDIVLTPETALPYLWTETSRESRDFYRVILEKNIPAWVGTFAQTEDGNITNSLLTVTGTGETYSRYDKTKLVPLGEYIPFEDILGKFIDRLSPLDAHLVHGDKHQIFETPFGRAIVGICYDSAFPEHFRRQAAAGGQFILSASNDAHYTPVQMHQHNALDLMRAVESDRWIVRATNTGLSSVIDPHGRILWRSQINRYQEHIATIYRRDTQTLYVRWGDWLTRCLGILAVIVTGLEWRIRKFSS; via the coding sequence ATGAAATTAACCACAATGACCCGTTTGGGGTTGACCTTTGCTGGGGGGGTTGTGATGGGGTTGACCCCCGCCCCGATGAATGTATGGCCTTTAGGGTGGGTGGCGTTGGTGCCGCTTTGGATGGCGATCGCCTTTGAATCTCGCAATTCGGCGATTCTGTCGTTTTTCTTCCACCAAAAACCTATTCAGAAAAATCGCTTATTTTCGATTTTAAAAACGTTAAAACAAGAGCCAAAATTACGATTTTGGTTGCGACTGTGGGCGTTTCCCCTGGTGTGGGGCTTGGGCTATCACGGCGTGGCTTTATCGTGGATTTTGGGGATCCATCCAATGACGTGGATGGGGGTTCCCTGGTGGCCGAGTTTGGCGATCGCCCTGTTTTGTTGGGGATTTATCAGCTTGTGGGGGGCTGGTTTGGTCGTGGTTTGGGCAACGGTTGTGGCGATCGCGACCACTCGAACTCACGTCATTACTCGCTTGATTTTAGCAACGGCAACCTGGTGTATTTTAGAGTCGGTTTGGAGTGCGGGAGATCTGTGGTGGACGGCGATCGCCTATACTCAAAGTCCGAATAATTTAGCAATTTTACACTTATCTCAACTCTCGGGACCGAATACAGTCGCGGCGGCGATCGTTGCGGTCAACGGCGCGATCGCGGAAGGACTGATTGCTTATTTCAAAAACTATCGCGAGGAGGGGCGATCGGTTCGTAGGGTTCGCGGGTTATTGGTAACGGCTTTAATTTTATTTTGTACGGTTCATGCGATCGGCTTTTACTTACTATCTCGTCCCTTAAATGACCTCGGCGATCGCGCTTTAAAAGTCGGTCTCATTCAAGGGAATATTCCCAACGAGATCAAACTCAATTACTTCGGCTATCAAAAAGCATTATACGGCTATACCACGGGGTATGAAACCCTCACCGATCGCGGCGTCGATATCGTCCTGACTCCCGAAACCGCTTTACCGTATCTCTGGACGGAAACAAGCCGAGAATCCCGTGATTTTTATCGAGTTATTTTAGAAAAAAATATTCCGGCGTGGGTCGGAACCTTTGCTCAAACCGAAGATGGCAATATTACGAATAGTTTATTAACGGTAACGGGAACGGGAGAAACCTACAGTCGTTACGATAAAACCAAGTTGGTTCCTCTCGGAGAATACATTCCTTTTGAAGATATTTTAGGGAAATTTATCGATCGCCTTTCTCCTTTAGATGCTCATTTAGTTCACGGAGACAAACATCAAATTTTCGAGACTCCTTTCGGACGGGCGATCGTCGGAATTTGCTACGATTCCGCCTTTCCCGAGCATTTTCGGCGCCAAGCGGCGGCGGGGGGTCAATTTATTTTAAGTGCGTCTAACGACGCCCATTATACCCCCGTCCAGATGCACCAACATAATGCCCTCGATCTGATGCGTGCGGTCGAAAGCGATCGCTGGATCGTCCGCGCCACGAATACGGGATTATCCAGTGTTATCGACCCTCACGGACGCATATTATGGCGATCGCAAATCAATCGCTATCAAGAACATATTGCCACAATTTACCGCCGAGATACCCAAACCTTATACGTCCGTTGGGGCGATTGGCTAACTCGTTGTTTAGGCATATTGGCTGTGATTGTGACGGGTCTTGAATGGAGAATTAGAAAGTTTTCATCGTAG
- a CDS encoding SDR family oxidoreductase, translating to MGTYLITGANRGIGLAFCQQLRDRGETIIAVCRESSSELDALGVRVETGVDLSDPSSIETLVDRLQGIQLDVLINNAGIWSRTALDDPNFEEDIRKLFDVNTLGTLRITRALLPQLNKGSKIAIMTSRMASIDDNTSGSSYAYRMSKVALSMAGKSLSIDLKPRGIAVAILHPGLIATRMTGYQGTPPEEAAAKLIDRIDELNLDNSGTFWHANGEILPW from the coding sequence ATGGGAACTTATTTAATTACAGGTGCAAATCGTGGCATCGGTCTCGCTTTTTGCCAGCAGTTGCGCGATCGAGGCGAAACCATCATCGCCGTTTGTCGCGAATCTTCCTCAGAATTAGACGCTTTGGGCGTCCGAGTCGAAACCGGAGTTGACCTCAGCGATCCTAGCAGCATTGAAACCTTAGTCGATCGCCTCCAAGGGATTCAATTAGACGTGTTGATTAACAATGCCGGGATTTGGTCGAGAACGGCGTTAGACGATCCGAATTTTGAAGAAGATATTCGTAAGTTATTTGACGTCAATACTCTGGGAACATTACGAATTACTCGCGCTCTTTTACCCCAGTTAAATAAGGGTTCAAAAATTGCGATTATGACGAGTCGAATGGCATCAATTGACGATAATACTTCCGGCAGTTCTTACGCCTATCGGATGTCAAAAGTTGCCTTGAGTATGGCGGGAAAATCGCTCTCGATCGACCTCAAACCTCGTGGAATTGCTGTTGCTATCTTGCATCCGGGTTTAATTGCCACACGGATGACTGGATATCAAGGAACGCCCCCGGAAGAAGCCGCCGCCAAACTCATCGATCGCATCGACGAATTAAATTTAGATAATTCCGGTACATTTTGGCACGCCAATGGGGAAATATTGCCGTGGTAG
- a CDS encoding CHASE2 domain-containing protein has protein sequence MKKKKTLLHFGRPWEMLAIAPCVAVILILLRLTGAFQLLEWAAIDWFFRLRPLEPPDDRIVIVAITESDIQTAGQWPIPDRTIAQLLDRLKQQQPKAIGFDIYRDLSVGEGHQELIEIFKNTPNLIGVQLVGSDENGIEVNPPPLLHDRDRVAASNLILDNDGKVRRGLLFAETQNGDILPSIALNLALIYLEDRGIEPENATDNPEYLQLNQAVFERWRSNDGSYIKADDRGYQIFLNYRKPKKPFLKVSMTDVLTNQVPDNFARDRIILIGSTALSIQDYFITPYDSNLLGLPSRTSGVEIHANITSQILSAALDDRPLIKSWTDEIENLWIFFWAAIGFSLASWQNYLPGKKFYYSIFQTTVTLFLSLTFLVGISFFIFLQGWWIPLVPALSSSIVSAIAAIGYIATVESKDREIIMNLFERNVTDKVAENIWENRYQILEDGQIHGQEITATILFTDLKGFTSIAEGMEARELMSWLNDYMKVMAQVVLEYNGIIDKFIGDSIMAVFGIPIPSKTAEGIARDARQAVRCALAMEKALQSLNEQWENQGKPSVLMRVGITTGTVVVGSLGSDRRQDYTVIGDTVNIASRLESFDKSIEGGICRILISEQTQKLLSDRFQTQFIGKVFLKGRKEPMQVYRVLREFHSRHKN, from the coding sequence ATGAAGAAAAAAAAGACGCTCCTGCATTTTGGACGTCCTTGGGAAATGTTAGCGATCGCGCCCTGCGTTGCCGTCATTTTAATTTTATTGCGGCTTACAGGTGCATTTCAACTGCTAGAATGGGCGGCGATCGATTGGTTTTTTCGTCTGCGTCCCCTCGAACCCCCCGACGATCGCATTGTCATTGTTGCTATTACCGAATCTGATATTCAAACTGCCGGACAGTGGCCCATTCCAGATCGGACGATCGCTCAATTACTCGATCGCCTCAAACAACAACAACCAAAAGCAATCGGCTTCGATATTTATCGAGATTTATCCGTCGGCGAAGGTCATCAAGAGTTAATTGAAATTTTTAAAAACACACCCAATTTAATTGGCGTCCAATTAGTCGGTAGCGATGAGAACGGGATTGAAGTGAATCCACCCCCCCTATTGCACGATCGCGATCGAGTTGCAGCCAGCAATCTTATTTTAGATAATGATGGAAAAGTTCGTCGGGGTTTGCTGTTCGCCGAAACTCAAAACGGCGATATTCTACCCAGTATCGCTCTAAATTTGGCCTTAATCTATTTAGAAGATCGGGGAATCGAACCGGAAAATGCAACAGATAATCCCGAATATTTGCAACTCAATCAAGCGGTGTTCGAGCGCTGGCGATCCAATGATGGCAGTTATATTAAAGCAGACGATCGCGGCTATCAAATTTTTCTCAATTATAGAAAGCCGAAAAAGCCATTTCTAAAAGTTTCGATGACCGATGTTTTAACCAACCAAGTCCCCGATAACTTTGCCCGCGATCGCATTATTTTAATTGGATCTACAGCCCTCAGCATACAAGATTATTTTATTACTCCTTATGATAGTAACTTACTCGGTCTTCCTAGCCGCACTTCTGGGGTAGAAATTCACGCCAATATCACCAGTCAAATTCTCAGTGCAGCCCTCGACGATCGCCCTTTAATCAAAAGCTGGACCGATGAAATAGAGAATTTGTGGATCTTCTTTTGGGCGGCGATCGGTTTTAGCTTAGCGAGTTGGCAGAATTACCTTCCCGGCAAAAAATTTTATTATTCAATTTTTCAAACAACAGTCACCCTTTTTCTATCTTTAACTTTTCTCGTCGGTATTTCATTTTTTATCTTTTTACAAGGCTGGTGGATTCCCCTCGTTCCTGCGCTTTCCAGCTCGATTGTATCTGCGATCGCCGCGATCGGTTATATCGCCACAGTGGAGAGTAAAGATCGGGAAATTATCATGAATCTTTTCGAGCGTAATGTCACCGATAAAGTTGCCGAAAATATCTGGGAAAATCGCTATCAAATTTTAGAAGATGGTCAAATTCACGGTCAAGAAATTACCGCAACTATTTTGTTTACCGACCTCAAAGGGTTTACTAGCATTGCTGAAGGAATGGAAGCGAGGGAATTAATGTCTTGGCTCAACGACTATATGAAAGTCATGGCTCAAGTTGTCCTAGAATATAACGGCATTATTGATAAATTTATTGGTGATTCAATTATGGCCGTTTTTGGGATTCCCATTCCCTCAAAAACTGCCGAGGGAATTGCAAGAGATGCCCGTCAAGCCGTGCGTTGTGCTTTGGCCATGGAAAAAGCCCTTCAATCCCTTAACGAACAATGGGAAAACCAAGGAAAACCATCAGTTTTAATGAGAGTTGGCATTACTACTGGAACCGTGGTAGTTGGCAGTTTGGGATCCGATCGAAGACAAGACTATACGGTCATTGGGGATACGGTTAATATCGCTTCACGTTTAGAAAGTTTTGACAAATCAATTGAGGGGGGAATTTGTCGAATATTGATTTCCGAACAGACTCAAAAATTATTGTCCGATCGCTTTCAGACCCAATTTATCGGTAAAGTATTTCTCAAAGGTCGTAAAGAACCCATGCAGGTTTATCGGGTATTACGCGAATTTCACTCTCGTCATAAAAATTAA